CTTTTTTAAAGGAAAGGCTAAAGTCGGTTGACTTGCTAAATGGCGACAAAGAGAGAAAGGAAAAATATCATAACTTGAAGTTAGAGGGTATAATGGAGTCGGACCTGAATATTTGTGTTACATATGACCACAAACGCTTTGGCCCTTTTGTTATTGGAAGAATGACAGTTGAAGAAGCAGGCGTTTACAGTGTTTGTTGCGCAATTCAAAACCTTTGGTTGGCTGCCCGTGTTGAAAACATAGGTGTTGGATGGGTAAGCATACTGAATAATTTAGACCTAGTCAATATTTTGAATTTACCTGTAGACATAAAACCAGTAGCTTACTTGTGTCTTGGATATGTAGATGAATTTAGTGAAGCACCAGATTTGGAAAAAGAAAAATGGCTAAAGAGAACCAGCCTAAAGGATATAGTTTTCTTTGAGAAATGGGAAGACAAAAACAATCACAATTGGAATGGTTTTAGAAAGTTGGACGAATAGATTAAATATATTAGCAATAAACGACCTTAATTAGATGATACTTTAAAGATTTGAACGAGATTATTTTTGTCATTATCCTTCACCTAACTTTTTTAAATCACATCAATTCAATAGTCGAAAAAGTAATCTCATCAATTGTTTTTTTTTAATTAAACATTAATGAAACAGTTTCAAATGTCACATACTTATTCCTCCACGTCCTCATTTTTCCTGTATTTTCTTTGCTGTGGTAACATTAGGTATACACAAGCCCCACCACACATAGTACAAGGAACATTATTGCCAGGGTGTTGACCCGTATTTCGATAATGAATATCTTTAGCCTTTTCAGGGTCTATTGATAACGACAGTTGTTTTTCCCAATTTAGTGTTCTTCTGGCCTCCGTCATTTCCATATCCCATTTTATTGCCTTTTCTCTAATTTTTACCAAATCTCCCGCATGAGCAGCTATTTTATAAGCAATTAGGCCCTCTTTTACTTCATTTTCATTTGGAAGCCCCAAATGCTCGGAAGGTGTAAGATAACAAAGTAAATCGACTCCTTCAGAAGCTGATATGGCAGCTCCAATAGCGCTAGCTATATGGTCGTAGCCAGATGCTACATCGGTAACTAGAGGTCCCAATACGTAATACGGAATGTCGCCTATCAGAGATTTAGCTAATCGTACATTCGTAGCTACTTCGTTTAAGGGCACATGTCCAGGACCTTCAACCATTACTTGAACGTCATTTTCAAATGCAATTTTAGCTAGCCTTGAAACATTTATCATTTCTGAAACCTGTAGTTCATCGTGGGAATCAAGTATAGAGCCTGGTCTTAATGCATCGCCTAAACTAAAAGTAACATCGTACTTTTTAGCAATTTCACAAAGATAGTCAAAATGCTCATAGTATGGATTTTCTTTATTGTATTTTAACATCCATGCAGCAGTTATGGTTCCACCTTTGGATACAACTCCTGCATGTCTTTTGACATTCATTATTCTTTTCGCTATTTCAAGTGTTATTCCAGAATGGATTGTTGTATAGTCCACTCCGTCTTTTGCATGTTTCTCAAATGCATTCAAAAAATCATCTTCTGTGATATTTAGTGGATTTTTGTATTTTTCGACACCGTATCCATATGCTTGATAGATAGGTACAGAACCAAAAGTAATAGTTGATGCAGCATCAAGCAATTTCTCTCTTATAAAATTTAGGTCACCGCCATCAGAAAGGTCCATCATTGTATCTGCACCGTATTTCATCGCAACTTTGGCTTTTGCAATTTCCTCTTCAATATTCTGATACAAAGTAGATGTTCCAATATTTACATTAACCTTTGTTTTCAGACCTTTTCCTATACCTGTTGGTTTGATATTCTGTTTTCTTGCTATGTTTTTTGGAA
Above is a window of Candidatus Nitrosocosmicus arcticus DNA encoding:
- the bluB gene encoding 5,6-dimethylbenzimidazole synthase, producing the protein MYRSNEQFYNRIFTSAEKEIFYNVLFSRRDVRKRFANRNIDDKTIYNILKAAHHAPSVGFSQPWNFILIKDNETRQRVKDSFLKERLKSVDLLNGDKERKEKYHNLKLEGIMESDLNICVTYDHKRFGPFVIGRMTVEEAGVYSVCCAIQNLWLAARVENIGVGWVSILNNLDLVNILNLPVDIKPVAYLCLGYVDEFSEAPDLEKEKWLKRTSLKDIVFFEKWEDKNNHNWNGFRKLDE
- the thiC gene encoding phosphomethylpyrimidine synthase ThiC; the encoded protein is MVTQLNSAKRGIATEEMKQVAKYEEVDIHFLVKNIANGSIIIPKNIARKQNIKPTGIGKGLKTKVNVNIGTSTLYQNIEEEIAKAKVAMKYGADTMMDLSDGGDLNFIREKLLDAASTITFGSVPIYQAYGYGVEKYKNPLNITEDDFLNAFEKHAKDGVDYTTIHSGITLEIAKRIMNVKRHAGVVSKGGTITAAWMLKYNKENPYYEHFDYLCEIAKKYDVTFSLGDALRPGSILDSHDELQVSEMINVSRLAKIAFENDVQVMVEGPGHVPLNEVATNVRLAKSLIGDIPYYVLGPLVTDVASGYDHIASAIGAAISASEGVDLLCYLTPSEHLGLPNENEVKEGLIAYKIAAHAGDLVKIREKAIKWDMEMTEARRTLNWEKQLSLSIDPEKAKDIHYRNTGQHPGNNVPCTMCGGACVYLMLPQQRKYRKNEDVEE